The Miscanthus floridulus cultivar M001 chromosome 17, ASM1932011v1, whole genome shotgun sequence genome has a window encoding:
- the LOC136518920 gene encoding UDP-galactose/UDP-glucose transporter 5-like has product MDVSPFNKGRESTIWAVSLMLGYLGFDGFTSTFQDKLFKGYDMEIHNQIFYTTVCSCLLFFSGLILQNHLIPTLDFMFRHPDCFYDVLILSSIATASQFFISYTIRTFGALTFATIMTTRQLVSILLSCIWFVHPLSWMQWVGAAIVFGALYTKSFLRSKPQKPVVAS; this is encoded by the exons ATGGATGTGAGTCCATTTAATAAAGGCAGAGAAAGCACTATTTGGGCTGTTTCACTCATGCTCGGTTATCTTGG TTTTGATGGGTTCACAAGCACGTTCCAAGATAAACTCTTCAAAGGGTATGACATGGAAATACACAACCAAATATTCTACACGACGGTGTGCTCttgtcttcttttctttt CAGGGCTGATTCTCCAGAATCATCTGATTCCAACTTTAGATTTTATGTTTCGTCACCCAGATTGCTTCTATGATGTTCTAATCCTGTCCAGC ATTGCAACAGCTAGTCAGTTCTTCATATCCTACACCATTCGAACATTTGGGGCTCTCACGTTTGCTACCATAATGACAACTAGACAG CTGGTGAGTATATTGCTTTCCTGCATCTGGTTTGTACATCCTCTGAGCTGGATGCAGTGGGTTGGCGCA GCCATTGTGTTCGGAGCCCTATACACAAAGAGCTTCCTGAGGAGTAAACCACAGAAGCCAGTGGTGGCAAGCTAG
- the LOC136517627 gene encoding beta-hexosaminidase 1-like: MPPNLPAYLLSALLLAGAAAGARRHASPAANASTAGEPVYLWPLPKSVSSGSRTLTVDPDLALDPQGPGGRSPALAEAFQRYRGLVFAPWAHAARPRGARYDVTRLTIVVNSANDTLALGVDESYAIYVGAAGGVNSIVGGAIIEANTIYGAIRGLETFSQLCVFNYDTKNVEVRNAPWHIQDEPRFAFRGLLLDTSRHYLPVDVIKQVIDSMSFAKLNVLHWHIIDEQSFPLEVPTYPNLWKGSYSKWERYTVEDAHDIVNYAKKRGINVMAEIDVPGHAKSWGNGYPKLWPSPNCTEPLDVSSNFTFEVISGILSDMRKIFPFGLFHLGGDEVYTGCWNTTPHVRQWLNEHNMTTKDAYKYFVLKAQELAIKLNWIPVNWEETFNSFQENLNPLTVVHNWLGPGVCPKVVAKGFRCIMSNQGVWYLDHLDVPWEDVYSGEPLDGISDKDQQKLVLGGEVCMWGETADTSDVLQTIWPRAAAAAERLWSQLETITAQDVETTVLSRLHYFRCLLNHRGIAAAPVTNYYARRPPIGPGSCFVQ; encoded by the exons ATGCCCCCCAACCTCCCCGCTTACCTCCTCTCCGCCCTCCtcctcgccggcgccgccgccggcgcgcggCGCCACGCGTCGCCGGCCGCGAACGCGTCCACCGCTGGAGAGCCCGTCTACCTCTGGCCGCTGCCCAAGAGCGTCTCGTCCGGGTCCCGGACCCTGACGGTGGACCCGGACCTCGCGCTCGACCCGCAGGGCCCCGGCGGCCGCTCCCCGGCCTTGGCGGAGGCGTTCCAGCGGTACCGGGGCCTCGTGTTCGCGCCGTGGGCGCACGCCGCGCGCCCGCGCGGGGCACGGTACGACGTCACCAGGCTCACCATCGTCGTCAACTCCGCCAACGACACG TTGGCGCTGGGGGTGGATGAGAGCTACGCTATCTACGTGGGGGCGGCGGGCGGCGTCAATTCCATCGTCGGAGGAGCAATCATTGAG GCAAACACAATATATGGAGCTATTCGTGGACTGGAG ACATTCAGTCAACTTTGTGTTTTCAACTATGATACCAAAAATGTTGAAGTGCGGAATGCCCCATGGCATATTCAAGATGAGCCCCGCTTTGCTTTTCGTGGGCTGCTCCTAG ACACCTCACGGCATTATCTTCCAGTCGATGTTATTAAGCAAGTGATCGACTCTATGTCGTTTGCTAAGCTG AACGTTCTTCATTGGCATATCATCGATGAGCAATCCTTTCCATTGGAGGTGCCAACATATCCAAACCTTTGGAAAGGTTCATACTCCAAATGGGAGCGCTACACCGTGGAAGATGCACATGATATTGTCAA CTACGCTAAGAAAAGAG GTATCAATGTCATGGCAGAAATTGACGTGCCTGGTCATGCAAAATCATG GGGAAATGGATACCCAAAGCTCTGGCCTTCTCCCAATTGTACAGAGCCATTAGATGTCTCTAGTAATTTCACGTTTGAAGTAATTTCTGGAATTTTGTCTG ATATGAGGAAAATCTTTCCATTCGGGCTGTTTCACTTGGGTGGTGATGAAGTATATACAG GGTGCTGGAACACAACACCTCATGTGAGGCAGTG GCTTAATGAGCACAACATGACTACAAAGGATGCTTACAAATACTTTGTTCTGAAGGCCCAAGAGTTGGCAATTAAGCTAAACTGGATTCCTGTGAATTG GGAAGAAACCTTCAATTCATTCCAAGAAAATCTCAATCCTCTGACAGTGGTGCACAATTG GCTGGGGCCTGGAGTCTGCCCTAAGGTTGTGGCAAAGGGTTTCAGATGTATAATGAGCAATCAAGGTGTCTGGTACCTTGATCATCTTGATGTTCCCTGGGAAGATGTATACAGTGGCGAGCCACTCGATGGGATCAGTGACAAAGACCAGCAAAAGCTAGTACTTGGTGGGGAAGTTTGCATGTGGGGTGAGACAGCAGACACCTCCGATGTTCTACAAACAATATGGCCCCGAGCAGCTGCTGCAGCAG AGCGTCTGTGGAGTCAATTGGAGACCATAACTGCCCAAGACGTAGAAACAACCGTCCTGTCACGGCTACACTATTTCAGATGCCTGCTGAATCACCGTGGCATTGCTGCGGCTCCAGTCACAAACTACTATGCTCGGAGGCCTCCAATCGGCCCAGGTTCATGCTTTGTTCAGTAA
- the LOC136516525 gene encoding protein-tyrosine-phosphatase MKP1-like, which produces MATPDDGPAPAGTGGRKFWRSVSWSEPREPAPPPDAAGGAGAAGGGGGGGQSRRIPPPPPPLTPRSMSSKARSCLPPLQPLAITRRSLDEWPNAGSDDVGEWPNPTTPGASRPSSAKPGEGLRLDLSSLRSQGRKDQIAFFDKECSKVAEHVYLGGDAVAKNRDILRKNGITHVLNCVGFVCPEYFKSDLVYRTLWLQDSPTEDITSILYDVFDYFEDVREQGGRVFVHCCQGVSRSTSLVIAYLMWREGQSFDDAFQFVKAARGIANPNMGFACQLLQCQKRVHAIPLSPNSVLRMYRMAPHSQYAPLHLVPKMLNDPSPAALDSRGAFIVHVLSSIYVWVGMKCDPVMEKDAKAAAFQVVRYEKVQGHIKVVREGLEPQEFWDAFSSTPPNSDSNTKISKDQINSASKSNPGSRRIESYDADFELVFKAITGGVVPAFSTSGAGDETHLPARESSWSLLRHKFISRSLVRVYSDSALIRDFDPRVDRVQHLAAEASTSPPFLSPSSLSSDSSVSSKYSSDSPSLSPTTSSPPSFGLSPASSNLPHALVPSSRSPLSQSSNEGASKPSGLESIRSPSKTSSIAERRGGFTLLKLPSLQKDLVLPPRVPSSIRRTEEASDKSSTNGVKQLTGDFCSEKCTGNSSSSHSETRLTERTDSNSEACSNAQLLVYQWPSMEKLTTFARKDLDPKSVLIFVTSNAIRREAVKMVYVWVGGENESSKNVDAVDWQQVTGDFLHRKGLSDALPVKVFKEHETENLLELLNVS; this is translated from the exons ATGGCGACCCCCGACGACGGCCCGGCGCCGGCCGGGACCGGGGGCCGCAAGTTCTGGCGCTCCGTGTCCTGGTCCGAGCCGAGGGAGCCGGCACCGCCGCCGGACGCCGCGGGCGGGGCCGGGGCGGCAggtggcgggggcgggggcgggcagTCGCGGCGCatcccgccaccgccgccgccgctcacccCGCGGTCGATGAGCTCCAAGGCGCGGTCCTGCCTCCCGCCGCTGCAGCCGCTCGCCATCACCCGCCGCAGCCTGGACGAGTGGCCCAACGCCGGGTCCGACGACGTCGGCGAGTGGCCCAACCCCACCACGCCAGGCGCCTCCAGGCCCTCCTCCGCCAAGCCCGGGGAGGGGCTCCGGCTCGACCTCTCCTCGCTCCGCTCGCAGGGACGCAAGGACCAGATCGCCTTCTTCGACAAGGAGTGCTCCAAGGTCGCCGAACATGTCTACCTCGGTGGCGACGCTGTCGCCAAGAACCGCGACATCCTGAGGAAGAACGGCATCACCCACGTCCTCAACTGCGTGGGCTTCGTCTGCCCGGAGTACTTCAAGTCCGACCTCGTCTACCGCACGCTCTGGCTGCAGGACAGCCCCACCGAGGACATCACCAGCATCCTCTACGACGTGTTTGATTACTTTGAGGATGTGAGGGAGCAGGGCGGCCGTGTCTTTGTGCATTGCTGCCAGGGGGTGTCGCGCTCGACGTCTCTGGTCATCGCCTACTTGATGTGGAGGGAAGGCCAGAGCTTCGATGACGCCTTCCAGTTTGTCAAGGCTGCCCGGGGGATTGCGAATCCAAACATGGGCTTTGCCTGCCAGCTTCTCCAGTGCCAGAAGCGTGTGCATGCGATTCCGTTGTCCCCAAATTCAGTGCTCAGGATGTACCGCATGGCGCCTCACTCCCAGTATGCCCCTCTGCATTTAGTGCCCAAAATGCTCAATGACCCATCCCCTGCCGCCCTGGATTCTAGAGGCGCGTTCATTGTACATGTTCTGTCGTCCATCTATGTCTGGGTTGGAATGAAGTGTGATCCGGTAATGGAAAAGGATGCAAAAGCTGCTGCGTTTCAGGTAGTGAGGTATGAGAAGGTGCAGGGGCACATCAAGGTTGTAAGAGAAGGTTTGGAGCCACAGGAGTTTTGGGATGCATTTTCAAGTACGCCGCCTAATTCAGATAGTAATACAAAGATTAGCAAGGACCAGATCAATTCAGCATCCAAGAGTAACCCAGGAAGCCGGAGAATTGAGTCTTATGACGCTGATTTTGAGCTCGTCTTCAAAGCAATCACCGGGGGAGTGGTTCCAGCGTTCTCAACTTCTGGTGCTGGGGACGAGACCCATCTTCCCGCTAGAGAAAGTAGCTGGAGTTTACTGAGGCACAAGTTTATCTCCAGGTCGCTAGTTCGTGTTTATTCAGATTCTGCTCTAATCAGGGATTTTGATCCACGGGTAGACCGTGTACAGCACCTGGCTGCTGAAGCATCAACCTCACCTCCTTTCCTTTCTCCAAGCTCCTTGTCATCGGATTCAAGTGTCAGCTCGAAGTATAGTTCAGACTCACCCTCCTTATCACCTACAACTAGCTCCCCACCATCATTTGGCCTCTCGCCTGCTTCATCTAATCTGCCTCATGCCTTGGTGCCATCGTCCAGGTCTCCCCTTTCTCAATCATCTAATGAGGGAGCTTCGAAGCCTTCTGGCCTGGAATCAATACGCTCTCCTTCCAAGACCTCTTCTATAGCAGAAAGAAGAGGAGGTTTCACACTTCTAAAGCTACCATCTCTCCAAAAGGATCTTGTATTGCCGCCAAGGGTACCGTCTAGTATTCGCAGGACTGAGGAGGCCTCAGATAAGAGTAGTACAAATGGTGTTAAACAGCTGACTGGTGATTTTTGCTCAGAAAAATGCACTGGTAATAGTTCAAGCTCGCATTCTGAAACTAGATTAACTGAGCGTACTGACAGTAACTCAGAAGCTTGCAGTAATGCACAACTGTTAGTCTACCAGTGGCCCAGCATGGAAAAGCTAACTACATTTGCACGCAAGGATCTTGACCCAAAGTCGGTTTTGATTTTTGTTACATCTAATGCCATCAGAAGAGAAGCAGTGAAAATGGTGTATGTATGGGTAGGAGGGGAAAATGAAAGCAGCAAGAATGTTGATGCTGTTGATTGGCAACAGGTCACTGGTGATTTTCTTCATCGAAAAGGCCTCAGCGATGCTCTTCCTGTCAAG GTTTTCAAGGAGCATGAAACTGAGAATCTTTTGGAACTACTGAATGTTAGTTAA